A portion of the Oncorhynchus clarkii lewisi isolate Uvic-CL-2024 chromosome 27, UVic_Ocla_1.0, whole genome shotgun sequence genome contains these proteins:
- the LOC139386203 gene encoding glutamic acid-rich protein-like, whose product MGVFIFTALFWTLSGVGCLPLSSSLQVGKVADCIQDSLNSNGGVPHPGCDKLKTDDAVHRHQGLLRELQELAQEERERERDYGREKKQNEENQAEGERDRERREEEEQNDDQKETEKEELREKEMKAEGVEEEKVEMKDRTNEEMREEPRLEEKRGDEEENSKELEELFSRELRKIGEEEKEDRELEELLKELKKKRYESVKEKELHSGSEAEEERNKDEGEEQKKGEKEQLDILEIEERKRSKERNNNEVELLVEKEKVERELKELLEEQDSKKNVEKEKEREEKQEELAELLKKMKRVQEEEEERKEEKRETAGDEAKVDNEREKEGEIRKELEKLKAGESEEVKDPQQKRVMEKASDESTRQFEKERNRDDDDDEEADEADEVENNEDWEEEEEDEDKKEDVEQDEGEELLEIEAELRKVAAELRELHRGR is encoded by the exons ATGGGAGTTTTTATTTTCACGGCGTTGTTTTGGACCTTAAGTGGAG tgggaTGCCtgcctctatcctcctctctacaGGTTGGAAAG GTTGCTGACTGTATTCAGGACTCCCTGAATAGTAATGGCGGTGTGCCACATCCTGGCTGTGACAAACTGAAAACTG ATGATGCTGTCCACAGGCACCAGGGTCTCCTgagggagctgcaggagctggCCCAGGAGG agagggaaagagagagagactatgggAGGGAGAAAAAGCAAAATGAGGAGAACCAGgccgagggagagagggacagagagaggagggaggaggaggagcagaatgATGACCAGAAGGAGACTGAGAAAgaagaactgagagagaaagagatgaaggcagaaggggtagaggaggagaaggtggagatGAAGGACAGAACgaatgaggagatgagagaagagccCAGactggaggagaaaagaggggatGAGGAAGAGAACTCGAAGGAGCTGGAGGAGCTCTTCTCAAGGGAGCTAAggaagataggagaggaggaaaaagaggacaggGAGCTTGAGGAGCTGCTCAAGGAGCTGAAGAAGAAAAGGTATGAGTCGGTGAAGGAGAAAGAGCTCCATAGTGGGTCagaagcagaggaggagaggaacaaggatgagggggaggagcagaaaaagggagagaaagagcagctaGATATTCTTGAGATTGAAGAAAGGAAACGCAGCAAGGAGAGGAACAACAACGAGGTGGAGCTGCTGGTGGAGAAAGAGAAGGTGGAGCGGGAGCTCAAGGAGCTGCTGGAGGAACAGGACAGCAAGAAGAAcgtggagaaggagaaagagagggaggaaaaacaGGAGGAACTAGCGGAGCTCCTCAAAAAGATGAAACGTgtgcaagaggaggaggaggagagaaaagaggagaagagagaaactgCCGGGGATGAGGCGAAAGTGGACAATGAGcgtgagaaggagggagagattcGCAAGGAATTGGAGAAGTTGAAAgcgggagagagtgaggaggttAAGGATCCTCAGcagaagagagtgatggagaaagCAAGTGATGAGTCGACCCGTCAGTTTGAAAAGGAGAGGAACAGGGACGATGACGATGATGAAGAAGCAGATGAGGCAGATGAGGTTGAAAACAATGAGGAttgggaagaggaagaggaggatgaggataaaaAGGAGGATGTTGAGCAGGATGAAGGAGAA GAGCTTCTGGAGATTGAGGCAGAGCTGCGAAAAGTGGCTGCAGAGCTTCGGGAGCTTCACAGGGGTCGTTAA